In Saccharicrinis carchari, a single window of DNA contains:
- the napH gene encoding quinol dehydrogenase ferredoxin subunit NapH codes for MGVLKKYRFLIGRRTTQLVLLGLFVGANYLGWNILRGNFSSALLFDTVPLADPYAVVQVLASGFMASAELLLGAAIILLVYGILFGRMFCSWVCPMNIVEDFATWIHNKLGLKSSLSISRKARYWVLGLGIVLSIILGYAAFEAVSPISILHRGAIFGMGAGWAIVLAVFLFDLSLTKFGWCGHLCPLGVFYALISKYALIKVYHNKDNCTQCMKCFAVCPEKQVLRIVTKKSGIIKPSECTNCARCIEVCQDNALNLSLRTIKK; via the coding sequence ATGGGCGTATTAAAGAAATATCGTTTTTTGATTGGCCGTAGGACAACACAATTGGTTCTGCTCGGTTTGTTTGTGGGCGCCAATTACCTGGGTTGGAATATTCTAAGGGGTAATTTTAGTTCGGCATTGCTGTTCGATACGGTTCCCTTGGCCGATCCGTATGCGGTTGTGCAAGTGTTGGCCAGCGGATTTATGGCCTCTGCCGAATTGCTCCTCGGGGCTGCCATAATCCTGCTTGTGTATGGTATTTTATTTGGTAGGATGTTTTGCTCCTGGGTTTGTCCCATGAATATAGTGGAGGATTTTGCAACCTGGATACATAACAAGCTCGGTTTAAAAAGCAGCCTTTCCATATCGCGAAAAGCAAGATATTGGGTGTTGGGTTTGGGAATCGTATTATCGATAATATTGGGATATGCGGCTTTTGAGGCGGTAAGCCCCATCTCCATTTTGCACCGCGGCGCGATATTCGGGATGGGTGCCGGTTGGGCCATCGTATTGGCTGTGTTCTTGTTCGACCTGTCCCTTACCAAATTCGGCTGGTGCGGCCATTTGTGCCCCCTGGGCGTATTTTATGCACTCATCAGCAAATACGCTTTGATCAAAGTATATCACAACAAGGATAATTGTACCCAATGTATGAAATGCTTTGCGGTGTGCCCCGAGAAGCAGGTGCTGCGTATCGTCACCAAAAAATCGGGCATCATAAAACCATCCGAATGTACCAACTGTGCCCGATGCATCGAAGTGTGCCAGGACAATGCATTAAACCTAAGTTTAAGAACGATAAAAAAATAA